Proteins encoded together in one Falco biarmicus isolate bFalBia1 chromosome 4, bFalBia1.pri, whole genome shotgun sequence window:
- the FKBP14 gene encoding peptidyl-prolyl cis-trans isomerase FKBP14 — translation MSAALRAAWLGAALSCAAAALIPAADVKVEVLQKPFLCHRRTKWGDMMLVHYEGYLERDGSMFHSTHKHNNGQPMWFTLGIREAIKGWDKGLKDMCVGEKRKLTIPPALAYGKEGKGKIPPESTLIFNIDLLEIRNGPRSHESFQEMDLNDDWKLSKQEVKIYLKKEFEKHGAVVNDTQHDALVEDIFDKEDEDSDGFISAREFTYKHDEL, via the exons ATGTCAGCGGCGCTGCGGGCCGCCTGGCTGGGCGCGGCACTGAGCTGCGCGGCCGCGGCGCTGATCCCCGCGGCTGACGTGAAGGTGGAGGTGCTGCAGAAGCCGTTCCTCTGCCACAGGAGGACCAAGTGGGGGGACATGATGCTGGTTCACTACGAGGGCTACTTGGAGAGGGATGGCTCCATGTTTCACTCCAC tcacaaGCATAACAATGGTCAACCAATGTGGTTTACCCTTGGCATAAGGGAAGCTATCAAGGGCTGGGACAAAGGTTTGAAGGACATGTGCGTGGGAGAGAAGCGGAAGCTAACTATTCCACCAGCCCTTGCTTatggaaaagaagggaaag GAAAAATTCCACCTGAGAGCACACTGATTTTCAACATTGACCTTCTAGAAATTAGAAATGGACCACGGTCTCATGAGTCATTCCAAGAGATGGATCTTAATGATGACTGGAAACTGTCCAAGCAAGAG GTgaaaatttatttgaagaaagaatttgaaaagcaTGGAGCAGTGGTAAATGACACTCAGCATGATGCTTTGGTTGAAGACATATTTGATAAAGAAGACGAAGACAGTGATGGCTTTATATCTGCAAGGGAATTTACATACAAGCATGATGAGCTGTAG